The following proteins are encoded in a genomic region of Nocardioides renjunii:
- a CDS encoding TFIIB-type zinc ribbon-containing protein — MKCPNDSTTLVMSERAGVEIDYCPECRGVWLDRGELDKILERAELDASRAAAPPAAAPRDTRGRPRQDYDDRDRRDDRDHRGKKKEHWLGELFG, encoded by the coding sequence ATGAAGTGCCCCAACGATTCCACGACCCTGGTCATGTCCGAGCGGGCGGGCGTCGAGATCGACTACTGCCCGGAGTGCCGCGGTGTGTGGCTGGACCGCGGCGAGCTGGACAAGATCCTCGAGCGTGCGGAGCTGGATGCCTCGCGCGCGGCCGCTCCGCCGGCTGCGGCTCCCCGCGACACGCGCGGGCGCCCCCGACAGGACTACGACGACCGTGACCGTCGTGACGACCGCGATCATCGCGGCAAGAAGAAGGAGCACTGGCTGGGGGAGCTCTTCGGCTGA